In Phalacrocorax carbo unplaced genomic scaffold, bPhaCar2.1 SCAFFOLD_201, whole genome shotgun sequence, one genomic interval encodes:
- the LOC135311465 gene encoding free fatty acid receptor 3-like, whose translation MSDPPFAINHRLCLGVYAAAFALGLPLNVAALVALGTAARRRRLLPADVLLLNLTVADLALVASLPIRMAEAAWESTWKLPPALCPLFVFLFFTSIYLTTLSLTALSVDRYLRAAFPVQYRQRRRATYAAVASASFWVAALAHCSVVYVAQPNAAVNGTACYTRFAGPQLTTLLLLRLEIFLVLFCLPLVITAFCYGRLICIVVSLPTTAPGKRRRAVALASATAVAFVLCFAPFNVSHVVGYLRQENPPWRAYAVLLTTLSACLDPLIFCFSSATLRRGLQQVWDAVGLGRFCAGCRVPVGRSKGPPEEAGCGGSGTSSHQVVDDAEPVTPWGLKT comes from the coding sequence ATGTCAGACCCGCCTTTCGCCAtcaaccaccgcctctgcctGGGGGTCTACGCGGCTGCCTTCGCTTTGGGGCTGCCCCTCAACGTGGCCGCCCTGGTGGCCTTGGGGACGGCGGCCCGACGCCGACGCCTGCTACCCGCCGACGTCCTGCTCCTCAACCTGACCGTTGCCGACCTGGCGTTGGTGGCCTCCTTGCCCATCCGCATGGCCGAAGCGGCATGGGAGTCCACCTGGAAGCTTCCACCGGCCCTCTGCCCGCTCTTCGTCTTCCTCTTCTTCACCAGCATCTACCTCACCACCCTCTCCCTCACCGCCCTCAGCGTTGACCGCTACCTCAGAGCCGCCTTCCCCGTCCAATACCGCCAGCGCCGACGGGCAACCTACGCCGCCGTGGCCTCCGCCAGCTTCTGGGTGGCCGCTTTGGCCCACTGTAGCGTGGTCTACGTGGCCCAACCCAACGCGGCGGTCAACGGCACGGCGTGTTACACCCGTTTCGCCGGTCCTCAGCTGACCACGCTCTTGCTTCTCCGCCTGGAGATCTTCCTGGTGCTCTTCTGCCTGCCCTTGGTCATCACCGCCTTCTGCTACGGCCGCTTGATCTGCATCGTCGTCTCTCTCCCCACCACAGCGCCGGGTAAAAGGCGCCGAGCGGTGGCCTTGGCGTCGGCCACCGCTGTGGCCTTCGTCCTTTGCTTCGCCCCTTTCAACGTCTCCCATGTGGTGGGGTACCTACGGCAGGAGAACCCACCTTGGAGAGCCTACGCCGTGctcctcaccaccctcagcgcTTGCCTCGACCCTCTCatcttctgcttctcctccgCCACCCTAAGACGGGGTCTCCAGCAGGTCTGGGACGCGGTGGGGCTCGGCCGGTTCTGCGCCGGGTGCCGGGTGCCGGTGGGACGAAGCAAAGGTCCGCCTGAAGAGGCTGGATGTGGAGGATCTGGGACGTCTTCGCATCAAGTGGTGGATGATGCTGAGCCGGTGACGCCTTGGGGGCTTAAGACCTGA